The Streptomyces sp. NBC_00691 genome has a segment encoding these proteins:
- a CDS encoding phytanoyl-CoA dioxygenase family protein produces the protein MTTQKKTRALTSVPTDTPTEEILEIVTRDGGVIIKGFLTQEQIARFNAEIEQPLRALAPGSAHEDEIVAAFHGSNTKRLTNLVTHSATFRSEVIDHPLVHEISDLVFLQESGTYWMTTAQVIEIGPGNKAQMLHRDLENWFPFIGMGPGGPEVTINFLVALTDFTEENGATRVIPGSNHWSDFEDRGTPEQTIPVVMNAGDVLLFSGKTAHGGGANRTGDEYRRGLAFAFNAGFLTGEEAYPFLVDRELAKTLSPRVQRMLGFRSQYPTGSPGLWQVDYADLGDHLGL, from the coding sequence ATGACGACCCAGAAGAAGACCCGGGCACTGACGTCCGTGCCGACCGACACGCCGACGGAGGAGATCCTCGAGATCGTGACCCGTGACGGCGGCGTCATCATCAAGGGCTTCCTGACGCAGGAGCAGATCGCCCGCTTCAACGCCGAGATCGAGCAGCCGCTGCGGGCGCTCGCCCCGGGGTCCGCCCACGAGGACGAGATCGTGGCCGCGTTCCACGGCAGCAACACCAAGCGCCTCACGAACCTGGTGACGCACAGCGCCACGTTCCGCAGCGAGGTCATCGATCACCCCCTGGTCCACGAGATCAGCGACCTGGTCTTCCTCCAGGAGTCGGGCACGTACTGGATGACCACCGCCCAGGTGATCGAGATCGGCCCCGGCAACAAGGCGCAGATGCTCCACCGCGACCTGGAGAACTGGTTCCCGTTCATCGGCATGGGGCCCGGCGGCCCGGAGGTCACCATCAACTTCCTGGTCGCCCTGACCGACTTCACGGAGGAGAACGGCGCCACCCGCGTCATCCCCGGAAGCAACCACTGGAGCGACTTCGAGGACCGCGGGACCCCCGAGCAGACGATCCCGGTCGTCATGAACGCCGGGGACGTCCTTCTCTTCAGCGGCAAGACCGCGCACGGCGGCGGGGCGAACCGGACCGGCGACGAGTACCGGCGTGGCCTCGCCTTCGCGTTCAACGCGGGTTTCCTCACCGGTGAGGAGGCGTACCCCTTCCTGGTCGACAGGGAGCTCGCCAAGACGCTCTCGCCGCGTGTCCAGCGCATGCTCGGCTTCCGCTCCCAGTACCCCACGGGCTCTCCCGGCCTGTGGCAGGTCGACTACGCCGACCTGGGCGACCACCTCGGTCTCTGA